In the genome of Oncorhynchus nerka isolate Pitt River linkage group LG4, Oner_Uvic_2.0, whole genome shotgun sequence, the window ctcgggaatctattacatattggatcactaaaaaatacaacttttacattaccatgtagGTTACCAATAAAATGGAATGACGGGGACATTtttgttcacctttatttaaccaggtaggcaagttgagaacaagttctcatttacaattgcgacctggccaagaaagcaaagcagttcgacacatacaacaacacagagttacacatggagtaaaacaaacatagtcaataatacagtagaaaaataagtctatatacaatgtgagcaaatgaggtgagataagggaggtaaaggcaaaaaaaggccatggtggcgaagtaaatacaatatagcaagtaaaacactggaatggtagatttgcagtggaagaatgtgtgaAGTAGAAATAGAactaatggggtgcaaaggagcaaaataactaaataaatacagtagggggagaggtagttgtttggtctaaattatagatgggctatgtacaggtgcagtaatctgtgagctgctctgacagcatgtgtttggcagcatgagtgaaggatgctttgttgcgaaataggaagccgattatagatttaattttggattggagatgcttaatgtgagtctggaaggagagcttacagtctaaccagacacttaggtatttgtagttgtccacatattctaagtcagaaccgtccagagtagtgatgctggacgggcgggcaggtgtggacAGCAATCGGTTgtagagcatgcatttagttttacttgcatttaagagcagttggaggccacggaagtagagttgtatggcattgaagctcgtctggaggttagttaacacaatccaaagaagggccagaagtatacagaatggtgtcatctgcgtagaggtggatcagagaatcaccagcagcaagagcgacatcattgatgtatacagtgaaaagtcggcccgagaattgaacccttgaaccccatagagactgccagaggtccggacaacaggccctccactgaactctgtctgagaagtagttggtgaaccaggcgagacagtcacttgagaaaccaaggctgttaagtctgccgataagaatgtggtgattgccagagtcgaaagcattggccaggtcgatgaatactgcTGCCCAGTACCTTAACAATCAGCATTAAGTACTAGCAGGTGAGAGCATTCACAGCCAAGCTCCAGCTAGCCGTTTTTACAATACTGTATGAAACGTTCAggtacacattattccatttctgttagtctgtGGAACTTTGTTCAGTTTATGCCTCAGTTGtggaatcttgttatgttcatacaaatatttacacatgttaagtttgctgaaaataaacacagttgacagtgagaggacgtttctttttttgctgagtttatgttctGTTGCAGTGCTCATTGCAGTGGTTTACAACTTTATTTGACAATTATCGGTCAGTGTGAACTGACTGAGGCAGAAAGTAATCATATTGTGCACCCTACAGACCATTCCTTGGTACTGCAAGATAATCTGAAAGTAGGCCTACTATAATGCCAAAGCAGGCAACAAATGAAAAGGATATTAGCCCTACACTATCAAGAGCATCATGCTACATTACCACTACAATACACGTGATCTTATTCACAGGAATTCTAATAGGTTAGGTTAGAATTACAAAGCAatattttggtattattttaGTGATTCATTTTTTGGTCATAATTTTTGGTGACATGTACAGGGAAATGTTCAAGATATCAATAGTGTGCAATAAAGGTAGGCTACATAAAGTTATTTTTATGAACTGAAATGAAATAAATGTACTCAAATGATATTGTGAATTATATTAAATATTTTAATCCTTGATATGTTACTTATATATAAAAATAGGAATAAGTGTTTATGAAGTTTCCCTTATTAATGTGAATAATGAAGCGTGTTGAGCCTGAGCGCCATGTCAGACAGAAAGAGTCAGCAGATAAAGTTTCCATAATCGAGTCCATAATATAAATTGTGTTCTGGCTCCAGGACTGGAGGGGTTTCACGCCCATTAGTCCAGTTCAATGGCTTTAAGTATGAGCGGTGGAACTCGTGACGGTCATGAGCATTCCTTTCCTCCCCTCACAGTTCTAACCTTTTCTCAAGTCAGAGATTTAAGCAAAGAAAAGTGAGAGCTTTCGGGAAAGCGCTGAGAAGCAATTTAGAAGGACCGGACCCTTCACAATCTAATTATCTACTTTGGGTAACTTTTTCTACATAAACACAGACCATTGATGGACAGGTCCATTCAGTTTTCTTTTGAactaagaaaaaaatatttaaaattaTTACATTTTCAAAATGATCAATTTATTTCAATATTGATAGAAGCTTAGGCTATACAATGTTGATCAAGATTCAGATTTTCTGTTAGTTATGGTACAGGCTACATTATGATGCTGCAATGAAATAACATTATTCATAGCCCTACAGAAAATATTATAGGATATAAAATGTAAATATCTTCTGATATGTTGATGTTGCTTTGGAATTTAGCCTAAATTCAATTTGTAGCTATGTATTTTTGCAGCAAAATGTTCAATATACTTGACCAGTGGATTAGCCTATATAGTTTATTATTATTGATGTTGAAATAAACCTGTAAAAACGGTTTCCTACCGTTTATAATGGTAATTGCATCATGTTCCTCAGGTGTAAAAGTCTGGATGGAAAGAGATGCCTCGCGGTGACTTCAACGTTTATTTTGCAAGCAGAGGAGGACAGCATGTCAGGGCCGAAGAGTTCGTGGATTTTATTGAATCTAActaaaagaaaaaaaacatgaattTAATTGATGTTTTCTGATATTTATTTGTAGCATTAAACTGGTAGTTAGAACTGTGTAGAATATAGGCTTTACAGACATTCAGAAAAAGTAATTCGATTTGTTATGCCATTTTATATCTTAAAATTGATCCATTGGTGAAGAAAGTATTATTCATTTATTCATAATACTACATTTTGTTTGGTGCGCCACAGGGCAGCTGGCATAGCTCTGTTGGTTGTAATTCTCGCAGCCCTTCTCATCGTCGGATGCTGGTATTTCAAGAGGAGAAGCGGGTACAAAATGATCAGGGTAAGAATTGTCCAAGCTGCACTTGCCTTGCATGACAAAGGGTGCATATCTCTATGGTATAAAATGGCTtcatcttctcccctctccttcacttCATATGTAATGATCTGAAGAGAATAGGCCTAAAACAGGTGAAAGCAATAgggatatacagtatatgtatctTTCACCTGTCCAGTTCTTTCACAGATCTAAAGGAGATGGAATAGTGGCAATAGGTAATCGGTTGCTGTCCAACAGGGTTTATTCCTCCTGTTCCCCTTACTAACCTTGCTGTTTTCTCCCCACAGAGCCCAAGATCAGGGTCCCCGCCAGGATTCAGTGGAGGACAGTTCAGCCAGCGAAGAGCTGCAGCAGAAAACAAGATGGGCCTCAGTGAGCTCCGACCTGTGGTAAGAGACTCGGACTGGATGTACTGGGCTTGTCAATGGTCAGAActtacttcttttttttttttaagagtaTTTGATGTTTTATTGAATGGAGTTGTCCTCTAttgctgcgtttacacaggcaagCCAATTCagatattttttccactaattgggaaaaagatcagaattgggcttcctgtgtaaacacagctacAGGTTTAAATATGTGTACAAAGACAGAAGTGAAGAGAGAGTTTCTGTTTATGCGTAGTGGTGGAACCAGGATTCGATCACATGCTGCAGACATGGGCAGTCATGCGCTGGAAGGCAATAGTGTATCTCCATGACTTTTCCTGGAATTAAAGGGTTCTTTGTGGAATAAGGGGCACATGAGCTGCCTGGTGCAATATGGCTACTGGTGGTGCAGTCAGAGATTATGTCTCCAGACATCAGGAGGGGATTACGATCTGGAATTCATAGGGCCCCAAGGGGTGCATAATTGTACTTGGAAAGGGCATATTTCGACATAAGGGCTTTTCACAAGACTGAGCCGAACCAAGCTGTACTGAGCTGACCTATGCATCCATCATCATTGCAGCAATCATTACGAAAAGGACGATGTGAAAAGAAAATATCCAAGCCAGCAGTTTGGTTCGTGTCGGTACAATACTGTGAAAAGGGAAATAGTATTTAAATTATTAGAGGGTTTTATCCTGGTTGTTTCCTAAatggtgtgtgtatttgtattgaTGTGTTTCAGCTTCCCAATGCCCCTCCTGCCTATGAGAAGATCTCATCAGGACCCCTACCTCCTCCCTACTCGCCCTAATAACAACAGTCCTCTGTGGGATAACCAAAAAGATGAAACTTCATGTTTTATGTCATTAAACATATGATCAAACTTGTGAAGAACAAATATTTTGCACTCTATTCACTATCACAAGTTTATAGAAGTATtcttcaataaaaaaaaatggtTTGGGGGGGGACACTGTAGTTTCATGTTAATGTTCTGACCTTTTAGCTCCACAAGCTTTTATTTCTGAATGCTGCTCAAAGAACAAGACTTTCTATCAATCCCTGTATATCTAACATAACAATGTTGTACTTTGGAAG includes:
- the mlana gene encoding melanoma antigen recognized by T-cells 1 produces the protein MPRGDFNVYFASRGGQHVRAEEAAGIALLVVILAALLIVGCWYFKRRSGYKMIRSPRSGSPPGFSGGQFSQRRAAAENKMGLSELRPVLPNAPPAYEKISSGPLPPPYSP